A genome region from Bemisia tabaci chromosome 3, PGI_BMITA_v3 includes the following:
- the sd gene encoding protein scalloped isoform X2 — protein sequence MSPFFCPGYGSVSGTISSPWTPASAGPQATDTNGSGSDSKHALDRLERLDVGDCDDDKDLAAADAEGVWSPDIEQSFQEALSIYPPCGRRKIILSDEGKMYGRNELIARYIKLRTGKTRTRKQVSSHIQVLARRRLRELQAKLKVFWQPGLQPGTSQDVKPFAQPGYTGSKPSTAVSGSDLQAPPPPPWEGRAIATHKLRLVEFTAFMENQRDDEYQKHLFVHISGSPTYSDPLLEAVDVRQIYDKFPEKKGGLKELYDKGPQSAFFLVKFWADLNSNFQDETGTFYGVTSQYESNENMTITCSTKVCSFGKQVVEKVETEYARFENGRFLYKIFKSPMCEYMINFIHKLKHLPEKYMMNSVLENFTILQVVTNRETQETLLCTAYVFEVSTSEHGAQHHIYRLVKD from the exons ATGTCGCCGTTTTTCTGCCCCG GGTACGGGTCGGTATCTGGCACCATTTCCTCGCCGTGGACTCCGGCCAGCGCCGGGCCGCAAGCCACCGACACGAATGGCTCCGGCTCGGACTCGAAGCACGCCCTGGATCGGCTGGAGCGGCTCGACGTGGGCGACTGCGACGACGACAAGGACCTCGCCGCCGCCGACGCCGAGGGCGTCTGGAGCCCCGACATCGAGCAGAGCTTCCAGGAGGCCCTCTCCATCTACCCGCCGTGCGGCCGCCGCAAGATCATCCTCTCCGACGAGGGCAAGATGTATG GTCGGAATGAACTCATAGCAAGATATATCAAGTTAAGGACTGGGAAAACGAGAACGAGAAAACAAGTTAGCTCACATATTCAAGTATTAGCCAGGAGAAGGCTGCGAGAACTCCAAGCAAAGCTCAAAGTC TTTTGGCAGCCCGGTCTACAGCCTGGAACATCACAAGA tgtaaaaCCTTTCGCTCAACCAGGCTACACAGGAAGCAAACCGTCAACAGCTGTTTCAGGGAGTGATCTGCAAGCCCCGCCGCCACCCCCTTGGGAAGGACGAGCGATAGCCACTCATAAACTCCGACTCGTTGAGTTCACTGCCTTTATGGAAAATCAAAGAGACGATGAG TATCAAAAACACCTTTTCGTTCATATAAGTGGTTCACCGACATATTCAGATCCATTACTAGAG GCTGTGGATGTTCGCCAAATTTATGATAAGTTCCCAGAGAAGAAAGGAGGTTTGAAAGAACTGTATGACAAGGGTCCACAAAGTGCTTTCTTCTTGGTTAAGTTCTGGGCTGATCTCAACTCCAATTTCCAGGACGAAACCGGCACCTTTTACGGAGTTACTAGCCA GTATGAAAGTAATGAGAATATGACAATTACATGTTCAACGAAAGTTTGCTCCTTTGGCAAGCAAGTTGTAGAGAAAGTGGAAACTGAGTATGCTCGGTTTGAAAATGGACGTTTCTTATACAAAATCTTCAAATCTCCAATGTGTGAATATAtgattaattttattcataagcTTAAACATCTACCTGAAAAGTATATGATGAATTCAGTGCTGGAAAACTTTACGATATTGCAG